In Monodelphis domestica isolate mMonDom1 chromosome 4, mMonDom1.pri, whole genome shotgun sequence, one DNA window encodes the following:
- the LOC103097246 gene encoding carcinoembryonic antigen-related cell adhesion molecule 3 isoform X1, with the protein MEMLWDFPQGWPGCWKGLLFTVTILSSSLQLASLAQLSIVSIPSHGTVGSNITLSVHGIPKEPQNYSWFRQMPKESNKIVSYAVRSGEQTQGLNHTGRESIFPNGSLFIINVTSNDNGAYIVQVTTEDSKPVSGQGHLQIHDSPMLSHIGLVASIVLGALAGGVVLGVLGYFLFKRTRGSARTIRRDSIRRRRNHPINQNHGGEDIVYENHQWHRGMTLTAQGEGLSSISSRGILEIPDQALDINKMDVYDEVMIWPTVQASEREGNPRR; encoded by the exons ATGGAGATGCTCTGGGACTTTCCCCAGGGCTGGCCTGGCTGTTGGAAGGGACTCCTATTCACAG tCACAATCCTCAGCTCTTCTCTTCAGCTAGCTTCTTTGGCCCAGCTGAGCATAGTGTCAATTCCTTCCCACGGGACGGTCGGGAGCAACATCACCCTGTCTGTCCATGGGATCCCGAAGGAGCCTCAGAATTACTCCTGGTTCCGGCAGATGCCCAAGGAGTCCAACAAGATCGTCAGCTACGCAGTGCGGTCGGGAGAGCAGACTCAAGGACTCAACCACACTGGCCGGGAGAGCATTTTCCCGAATGGttccttatttattattaatgttaCTTCCAATGATAATGGTGCTTACATCGTGCAGGTCACCACGGAAGACTCAAAGCCAGTGTCAGGGCAGGGACATTTGCAAATCCATG ATTCTCCCATGCTCTCCCACATTGGGCTGGTTGCCAGTATTGTCCTGGGAGCGCTGGCTGGTGGGGTCGTCCTGGGCGTCCTGGGCTACTTCCTCTTTAAGCGGACTCGAGG GTCTGCGCGGACCATAAGAAGAGATTCTATCAGAAGACGAAGGAATCATCCTATAAATCAGAATCATG GTGGAGAAGATATCGTGTATGAAAATCATCAGTGGCATCGAGGCATGACCCTAACAGCCCAG GGAGAAGGCTTGTCATCCATCTCCTCTCGAGGGATATTGGAGATCCCCGACCAG GCATTGGACATCAACAAAATGGATGTTTATGATGAAGTCATGATCTGGCCAACAGTCCAGGCCTCTGAGAGAGAAGGGAACCCCCGGAGATGA
- the LOC103097246 gene encoding carcinoembryonic antigen-related cell adhesion molecule 3 isoform X2: MEMLWDFPQGWPGCWKGLLFTVTILSSSLQLASLAQLSIVSIPSHGTVGSNITLSVHGIPKEPQNYSWFRQMPKESNKIVSYAVRSGEQTQGLNHTGRESIFPNGSLFIINVTSNDNGAYIVQVTTEDSKPVSGQGHLQIHDSPMLSHIGLVASIVLGALAGGVVLGVLGYFLFKRTRGSARTIRRDSIRRRRNHPINQNHGRRLVIHLLSRDIGDPRPGIGHQQNGCL, from the exons ATGGAGATGCTCTGGGACTTTCCCCAGGGCTGGCCTGGCTGTTGGAAGGGACTCCTATTCACAG tCACAATCCTCAGCTCTTCTCTTCAGCTAGCTTCTTTGGCCCAGCTGAGCATAGTGTCAATTCCTTCCCACGGGACGGTCGGGAGCAACATCACCCTGTCTGTCCATGGGATCCCGAAGGAGCCTCAGAATTACTCCTGGTTCCGGCAGATGCCCAAGGAGTCCAACAAGATCGTCAGCTACGCAGTGCGGTCGGGAGAGCAGACTCAAGGACTCAACCACACTGGCCGGGAGAGCATTTTCCCGAATGGttccttatttattattaatgttaCTTCCAATGATAATGGTGCTTACATCGTGCAGGTCACCACGGAAGACTCAAAGCCAGTGTCAGGGCAGGGACATTTGCAAATCCATG ATTCTCCCATGCTCTCCCACATTGGGCTGGTTGCCAGTATTGTCCTGGGAGCGCTGGCTGGTGGGGTCGTCCTGGGCGTCCTGGGCTACTTCCTCTTTAAGCGGACTCGAGG GTCTGCGCGGACCATAAGAAGAGATTCTATCAGAAGACGAAGGAATCATCCTATAAATCAGAATCATG GGAGAAGGCTTGTCATCCATCTCCTCTCGAGGGATATTGGAGATCCCCGACCAG GCATTGGACATCAACAAAATGGATGTTTATGA